Proteins from a single region of bacterium:
- a CDS encoding acyl carrier protein, which translates to MPDNLEKEIQAIVAEIMEVEPEEIQLDNTLEAVQEIESVAMLEVLVTLERQYEINITEDDLKSVTQMGHVVDLVRQKIAQKKAG; encoded by the coding sequence ATGCCGGATAATTTGGAAAAAGAAATCCAGGCGATTGTCGCCGAGATCATGGAAGTGGAACCCGAGGAAATTCAACTGGACAACACGCTGGAAGCTGTTCAGGAGATTGAATCGGTGGCCATGTTAGAAGTGCTGGTGACCTTAGAGCGGCAGTATGAAATTAATATTACTGAAGATGATCTCAAATCTGTCACACAAATGGGGCACGTGGTGGACTTGGTCCGCCAAAAAATCGCCCAAAAAAAGGCAGGATAA
- a CDS encoding beta-ketoacyl-[acyl-carrier-protein] synthase family protein yields MKEVFISGMGIISPIGVGIDPFWNALISGKSGIVPITRFDTDWLPKKKAGELQDLQNTPFLCDKEMCSLSTVGRMVLSTSRMALNDAGLLHEGKRAAEPEIDFMLATILGDAMDYMNQRQEKPEQKKQMQQRFSKNNFVHDFLVKTAACLGITGYQTINSNACAASGYAMTLAAERIRQGKTDMVLCGGVNILSKAEYIGFCSLRNLASEWCQPFDKNRQGLMIGEGCGMMVFESEASIKRRGCQPLAKLAGYGWSNDAYHLSSPHPQGWGIRASVRQALNDAEVQPHAVDCIIAHGTGTVGNDSTEAQAFADIFGSYKIPVTAPKSMLGHAMGAASVMEAITGVLTLNKKIIPPTIHHEVADENCPVDVVANHARQKDVGCCMTNSSGFGGSNSNLILKRI; encoded by the coding sequence ATGAAGGAAGTATTTATTTCCGGCATGGGGATCATATCGCCGATCGGTGTGGGGATTGATCCGTTTTGGAATGCACTCATTTCCGGAAAATCCGGTATTGTCCCCATTACTCGTTTTGATACTGATTGGTTACCGAAAAAAAAAGCCGGTGAACTCCAGGATCTACAGAACACCCCGTTTTTATGTGACAAAGAAATGTGCTCACTAAGTACAGTAGGGAGAATGGTACTTTCCACTTCCCGAATGGCACTGAACGATGCCGGTTTACTGCACGAGGGCAAACGCGCTGCGGAGCCGGAAATCGATTTTATGCTGGCAACGATTCTTGGTGATGCCATGGATTATATGAATCAACGACAAGAAAAACCGGAACAAAAAAAACAGATGCAGCAAAGATTTTCAAAAAACAATTTTGTTCATGATTTTTTAGTTAAAACGGCAGCCTGTCTGGGGATAACAGGTTATCAAACAATTAATTCCAATGCTTGTGCCGCATCCGGTTATGCGATGACATTGGCAGCCGAAAGAATCCGCCAGGGTAAAACGGATATGGTATTGTGCGGTGGTGTTAATATTTTGTCCAAAGCTGAATATATAGGGTTTTGTAGTTTGCGCAATTTGGCGTCCGAATGGTGTCAGCCATTTGATAAAAATCGTCAAGGTTTAATGATCGGGGAAGGTTGTGGCATGATGGTGTTTGAGTCGGAAGCGTCAATAAAGCGGCGCGGATGTCAGCCATTGGCCAAGTTGGCTGGTTACGGATGGTCAAATGATGCGTATCATCTTTCTTCACCACATCCGCAAGGGTGGGGTATTCGTGCTTCTGTCAGGCAGGCATTGAATGATGCGGAGGTACAACCTCATGCAGTGGACTGTATTATTGCGCATGGGACAGGCACCGTGGGCAATGACAGTACAGAGGCGCAGGCTTTTGCGGATATTTTTGGAAGCTATAAAATACCGGTGACAGCGCCGAAATCCATGTTGGGCCATGCGATGGGCGCGGCCAGTGTGATGGAAGCGATTACCGGTGTTTTGACACTGAATAAAAAGATTATTCCACCAACCATTCATCATGAAGTGGCAGATGAAAACTGTCCGGTTGATGTGGTCGCGAACCACGCACGACAAAAGGACGTTGGTTGCTGCATGACCAATTCATCCGGGTTTGGCGGGAGTAATAGCAATTTGATATTGAAACGTATTTGA
- a CDS encoding DUF3467 domain-containing protein, with the protein MKDNKGVQLQVEVDETVAQGAYANLALVAHNATEFVLDFIFVQPQQPKAKVRSRIITSPGHAKRFLHALSENISRYEQIFGPIKEVVSGPDEKQIKLH; encoded by the coding sequence ATGAAAGACAACAAAGGTGTACAACTGCAGGTGGAAGTGGATGAGACGGTTGCCCAAGGCGCATATGCCAATTTGGCCTTGGTGGCGCACAATGCCACCGAGTTTGTGCTGGATTTTATTTTTGTTCAACCGCAGCAGCCCAAAGCCAAGGTGCGCTCCCGCATTATCACATCGCCGGGCCATGCCAAGCGGTTTTTGCACGCCCTGTCTGAAAATATTTCCCGCTATGAACAAATTTTCGGACCTATCAAGGAAGTGGTTTCCGGACCGGACGAGAAACAGATCAAACTGCACTAA
- the lnt gene encoding apolipoprotein N-acyltransferase, whose translation MLYRYGLILLIIQSVLTYFAFPNAQVPQANIVSAVLIFFALTPTFLVVLIYSGRQLPWFAGLSVVAGSLPAAIHMADMSFFPVIGVLILALLAVLVGSLGALVGIGMRFFYDRFPWAFILLAPAFFISIEFLRSVLVLYVWFMPPPAILFAYPLAGLPPLIQMSSLTGVFGPEFLVFFGAATMAVATWMWIVKTSIIRNFLKISPDVQPLDKAGIKKQWMVGSGVGLLLLVLIAVGNIEAVKISKMQNTAEFSLRPALLQLQIDPSAKSNWDRQFRHLILQKYTEMFQEAKQKNADVLVFTENALPIVLPKDVEAWQEIIRLTRAAGLPALIGLVTTLEEDMSFDTWYWVDQEGEIKDYYNKRFLVPFGEYMPMRFVVDPVIDAINYLFHQSYHYFKITSLPMDNYDLTAGKTEKIFSPTKDSKVSLKVCTEITIAGYFRESVRQGARLFLSPAAVNWFQTPVDWNLGLETCCFRAVETRRWVARLASMGGTAAIDALGVIRETTPFGRRAVLVPKMPLLDYKTFYVRFGDVFSWLCVSVCLVFLFFAWRRRQPGKS comes from the coding sequence ATGCTGTATAGATATGGATTGATTCTTCTCATTATTCAGTCGGTGTTAACTTATTTTGCATTTCCCAATGCCCAGGTTCCACAGGCAAATATAGTTTCTGCGGTTCTTATTTTTTTTGCACTAACCCCAACTTTTCTTGTAGTACTTATTTATAGTGGACGGCAATTGCCGTGGTTTGCGGGGTTGAGTGTTGTTGCCGGTTCTTTACCCGCCGCTATTCATATGGCTGATATGAGTTTTTTTCCGGTAATTGGCGTTTTAATTTTAGCGCTATTGGCAGTATTGGTTGGGAGCTTAGGCGCGTTGGTAGGAATAGGGATGCGTTTTTTTTATGACCGGTTTCCCTGGGCGTTTATTTTGCTTGCACCGGCATTTTTTATATCCATAGAGTTTTTACGTTCAGTCCTTGTTCTTTACGTTTGGTTTATGCCGCCACCCGCCATTCTTTTTGCCTATCCTTTGGCAGGCCTCCCGCCATTGATTCAAATGAGTTCATTGACGGGTGTGTTCGGGCCGGAATTTTTGGTGTTTTTTGGCGCGGCCACGATGGCGGTCGCGACGTGGATGTGGATTGTCAAAACATCCATTATTCGCAATTTTTTAAAAATATCACCCGATGTTCAACCGCTGGACAAAGCCGGGATAAAAAAACAGTGGATGGTTGGCAGTGGTGTTGGCCTGCTTTTGCTTGTCCTGATAGCGGTAGGCAATATTGAAGCTGTAAAAATATCAAAAATGCAGAACACAGCAGAATTCAGTTTGAGGCCTGCGCTTTTACAACTGCAAATTGATCCCAGTGCCAAGAGTAACTGGGACCGTCAGTTTCGTCATTTGATTTTACAAAAATACACTGAAATGTTCCAAGAGGCGAAGCAAAAAAATGCAGACGTGCTGGTGTTTACAGAAAATGCTTTGCCCATTGTGTTGCCCAAAGATGTCGAAGCCTGGCAGGAAATTATCCGGTTAACGCGTGCAGCCGGACTGCCTGCCTTGATAGGGTTGGTGACCACGCTTGAAGAGGATATGTCTTTTGATACCTGGTATTGGGTGGATCAAGAGGGGGAAATCAAGGATTATTATAATAAACGTTTTTTGGTGCCTTTTGGTGAATACATGCCCATGCGTTTTGTAGTCGACCCGGTGATTGATGCAATTAATTATTTGTTTCATCAATCCTATCACTATTTTAAAATCACTTCACTGCCAATGGATAATTATGATTTGACAGCGGGAAAAACAGAAAAAATATTTTCACCCACAAAAGACAGCAAGGTCTCTTTGAAAGTCTGTACAGAGATAACCATTGCCGGATACTTCCGGGAATCGGTCCGGCAAGGCGCCCGGCTTTTTTTATCGCCGGCTGCGGTCAATTGGTTTCAGACGCCGGTGGACTGGAATTTAGGACTTGAGACATGCTGTTTCCGTGCGGTGGAGACGCGGCGCTGGGTAGCGCGTTTGGCCAGCATGGGCGGCACAGCAGCGATTGATGCGCTTGGGGTTATTCGGGAGACAACACCATTTGGCCGGCGTGCAGTGTTGGTTCCTAAGATGCCGCTTTTAGACTATAAAACTTTTTATGTGCGGTTTGGCGATGTTTTTTCTTGGTTGTGTGTGTCCGTCTGCCTTGTGTTTCTCTTCTTTGCGTGGCGCCGCCGGCAGCCGGGAAAAAGCTGA
- a CDS encoding DUF2298 domain-containing protein: MKKTKKIVRTLTKKIKKKPVRKTAAKKPVVRKKTVVKSIAKIGPKKTVRTAVQKKGVKAVRKTVTTVRRRRSRGFSLRLWIEKQWQAIQGFTQANPEAAWLGVVMVFAMIFRLIQPDWYMDRQFHPDERWIFGVVSQLSYPEAPTGLQYGTFPLYLLALIKDFVAAIAAWFGPMDTNRFVIWSGRMLSAFFDLGTIVFTYLLGVRILGGQAGRRLGLLAAALLSFTVLNIQMAHFFVVDVPLGMLTMGTIYWAVAMGQTGERKYYILAGVFLGLAAATKTSSAPLVLAVGIGHLLALTRCPVERRLSLWQDLAMTAGITLAVFFIAMPHAILDWDRFWTNQNEQQRILVTGKADVPYNRQYLFTVPYLYYFKNLIRYTMGHLLGTISVLAFLAYPVAGMVRLLQAAWTRKKKVVLKFFQATGVWWIVLGFSVPYFLIVGNSFAKFNRYMLPLTPVFCLLSAHLLLGFIKAAPVKQLRQAAVGFMLLVAGAAFLWSLAFVSTYQNEHPWIAASRWIQEELPTTSPYQGKLRPTSILNEEWGDDLPTHVKGMHPKRFRMNKFPVQEPDTPRKREIIISMLQKNDLIVMADTRAHAVYRRLIERYPINAAYYELMFEEQLGFKLAADFSNYPRLFGKMFPDDKADESFTLYDHPHVFLFQRQGPELRQAELTKRLDTRIAEIKARASGQPKPDLKTTQPGKKVAPLAVATPIPTVINANIGKSQGSPKFILGKLNSFTAALAWILVIEIIGLLTIPLCLSLFPRLPDSGVALSKIVGTLVLTWATWMLVSAGIMRHLQGTTFLVLLILGGASLYWASQRRTEITEFFRTRGKFWMSAEAVFLIAFVGYMLTKMYNPDINNPWGQGYNGGGEPMGVSFFTAVYKSLHFPPFDPWLSGYSINYYYYGQVILGILAKLIGAAPEYSYQICIAFLFALTMTGVYGLGVGLTGKRRWGIAAAVAAAMFGNLHTFFYLLEPFTRHMHWNDMLGSVGKVWTETIRHAGRFEFIWNPTRLIKGTINEMPWFSFLYGDLHAHIIAIPYSLPIIGWGLNVLLPANQKNQLMPEATGRNGTERGLTFFIIALTLGSLSAINTWNFPPYAFLILGVLAAKALEERKGKTMPWRALGIAGLAWVRLVIGGLFLFFFFHKNFTPQSTSLAFVNPAVRTHIKEFLIFFGLPVFVLVTFWGMQLVPQGAAFLKKLGWAAKSRKVWWVKILRVLQTFWEKYPIVVYGVLSVLVGALLLTLFNQPLLALLSVMMIIAVYVLGWQSLTPQLRMAMILAVIGLGIVLGCELVHIRDFMGVGGDMSRMNTVFKFYMVAWIYFALSSATFLAAVFSGKKETAKVWSKFWRQKPWWWLPGGGVGVLLLWGIANYYQEILSMPWLAGTLFVCIIGAPVAWAVRPKQDYLRLAWVAVLIAIVFVLSLYSPISLYNRMRLCSEFKNPTLSGFAYLQRMLPKEAAALRWINENIKNADIVLEAPGYRGYNCFDTRIAIFTGQPTLIGWIGQEEQMRYDPELTGSHTRDAERIYRSLDSQEALAVMDRYQVEYVFVGENERKAFSGPGLKKFGRFMDIAYEDPAVTIYQRRCK; the protein is encoded by the coding sequence ATGAAGAAAACAAAAAAAATAGTACGAACCCTAACTAAAAAAATTAAAAAAAAGCCGGTCAGGAAAACTGCGGCAAAAAAACCTGTTGTGCGAAAAAAAACCGTTGTTAAATCAATTGCTAAAATTGGTCCGAAAAAAACGGTGCGCACTGCGGTGCAGAAAAAAGGTGTCAAAGCGGTCCGGAAAACCGTAACCACGGTACGTCGCCGTCGCTCGCGCGGTTTTTCTCTACGACTTTGGATTGAGAAACAATGGCAGGCAATCCAGGGATTTACACAAGCCAATCCAGAGGCTGCCTGGTTGGGCGTGGTTATGGTTTTTGCCATGATCTTTAGATTGATTCAGCCGGATTGGTATATGGACCGCCAGTTTCATCCGGATGAACGCTGGATTTTCGGCGTGGTGAGTCAGCTTTCTTATCCTGAGGCACCGACCGGGTTGCAGTATGGTACCTTTCCGCTTTATTTGCTGGCTTTGATTAAGGATTTTGTCGCGGCCATTGCAGCATGGTTCGGACCGATGGATACCAATCGTTTTGTTATCTGGTCAGGCCGCATGCTCTCGGCCTTTTTTGATTTAGGGACAATTGTATTTACCTATCTTTTGGGGGTTCGGATTTTAGGCGGCCAAGCCGGCCGTCGTTTGGGATTACTGGCAGCCGCATTGCTAAGCTTTACGGTTTTGAATATTCAGATGGCCCATTTTTTTGTCGTGGATGTTCCTTTGGGGATGTTGACCATGGGAACGATTTACTGGGCCGTGGCCATGGGTCAGACCGGTGAGCGTAAATATTACATTTTGGCCGGTGTGTTTTTGGGACTGGCCGCAGCCACCAAAACCAGTTCTGCGCCATTGGTGCTGGCGGTGGGAATCGGCCATTTACTGGCTTTGACGCGCTGCCCGGTAGAACGGCGGCTCTCGTTATGGCAGGATTTGGCCATGACAGCCGGCATTACACTGGCAGTGTTTTTTATTGCCATGCCGCATGCTATTTTAGATTGGGACCGGTTCTGGACCAATCAAAATGAGCAGCAGCGGATTCTGGTAACCGGTAAAGCGGATGTTCCGTATAACCGCCAGTATCTTTTTACCGTACCCTATCTGTATTATTTTAAAAATCTGATTCGCTACACCATGGGCCATCTGTTGGGAACGATCTCGGTGCTCGCGTTTTTAGCTTATCCAGTGGCAGGAATGGTCCGGTTGCTGCAGGCGGCTTGGACCCGAAAAAAGAAAGTGGTCCTTAAATTTTTTCAGGCAACCGGTGTTTGGTGGATCGTGCTCGGGTTCAGTGTACCGTATTTCCTGATTGTGGGAAATTCATTTGCCAAATTTAACCGCTACATGCTTCCACTCACGCCGGTTTTTTGTTTGCTAAGCGCACACCTGTTGTTGGGGTTTATCAAGGCGGCACCGGTGAAACAGCTGCGCCAGGCAGCCGTGGGCTTTATGCTGCTGGTAGCGGGTGCCGCATTTTTATGGAGTCTGGCATTTGTCTCAACCTATCAAAATGAACATCCCTGGATCGCGGCCTCCCGCTGGATCCAGGAGGAGTTGCCAACCACGTCGCCGTATCAGGGCAAGCTTAGGCCGACCTCGATTTTAAATGAGGAGTGGGGAGATGATCTTCCCACGCATGTCAAAGGCATGCACCCTAAGCGTTTCCGAATGAATAAGTTCCCGGTCCAGGAACCGGACACACCGCGTAAGCGCGAGATTATTATCAGTATGTTGCAAAAAAATGATCTCATTGTCATGGCAGATACCCGCGCCCACGCTGTCTATCGCAGGCTCATCGAGCGTTACCCGATTAATGCCGCTTATTATGAACTCATGTTTGAGGAACAACTGGGATTTAAACTGGCAGCTGATTTTTCCAATTATCCCAGGCTTTTTGGCAAGATGTTCCCGGATGACAAAGCAGACGAGAGTTTCACACTCTATGACCATCCGCATGTTTTTCTTTTTCAGCGTCAAGGACCGGAACTTCGTCAGGCGGAACTGACCAAGCGGCTGGATACCCGGATTGCGGAAATCAAGGCACGGGCGAGCGGACAGCCGAAGCCTGATTTAAAAACAACTCAGCCGGGGAAAAAAGTTGCGCCGCTGGCAGTTGCCACTCCCATACCCACCGTTATCAACGCCAATATCGGGAAATCCCAGGGGAGCCCCAAATTTATTTTAGGAAAACTTAATAGCTTCACTGCGGCCTTGGCATGGATTTTGGTGATCGAAATAATCGGGCTGTTAACCATCCCGCTTTGTCTGAGTCTTTTTCCGCGTTTACCGGATTCGGGGGTGGCGCTCTCAAAAATTGTGGGAACCCTGGTGCTGACTTGGGCCACCTGGATGTTGGTTTCAGCCGGGATCATGCGCCATTTGCAGGGAACGACTTTTTTGGTGCTGCTGATTTTAGGCGGGGCCTCGCTGTACTGGGCATCCCAGCGGCGTACGGAAATCACTGAATTTTTCCGCACCCGCGGCAAATTCTGGATGAGTGCGGAGGCGGTTTTTTTAATTGCGTTTGTCGGCTATATGCTCACCAAAATGTATAATCCGGATATCAATAATCCCTGGGGGCAAGGTTACAATGGCGGCGGCGAACCCATGGGGGTTAGCTTTTTCACCGCGGTTTACAAGAGCTTGCATTTTCCGCCGTTTGATCCCTGGCTAAGCGGCTACTCGATTAATTATTATTACTACGGCCAGGTGATTCTCGGTATTCTGGCAAAATTGATCGGTGCGGCACCCGAATATTCCTATCAGATATGTATTGCCTTTTTATTTGCCCTCACCATGACCGGGGTGTATGGTCTGGGTGTAGGTTTGACCGGCAAGCGGCGGTGGGGCATTGCCGCAGCTGTGGCAGCAGCGATGTTTGGCAATTTACATACGTTTTTTTATCTCCTGGAGCCGTTTACCCGGCATATGCACTGGAATGATATGCTCGGCAGTGTAGGGAAAGTATGGACCGAGACCATTCGTCATGCCGGGCGGTTTGAATTTATCTGGAATCCCACGCGTTTGATTAAGGGTACGATTAATGAGATGCCCTGGTTCTCATTTTTATATGGGGATTTGCATGCACATATTATCGCCATTCCGTATTCTTTGCCCATCATCGGTTGGGGTTTGAATGTTCTCCTGCCGGCTAATCAAAAAAATCAGCTCATGCCGGAAGCCACCGGCCGCAATGGTACGGAAAGAGGATTGACTTTTTTTATAATCGCACTCACGTTGGGATCGCTTTCGGCAATCAATACCTGGAATTTTCCTCCGTATGCTTTTTTGATTCTGGGAGTGTTGGCTGCCAAGGCGCTGGAAGAACGCAAAGGAAAAACCATGCCGTGGCGGGCGCTGGGTATCGCGGGTTTGGCCTGGGTACGTCTGGTGATCGGCGGTTTGTTTCTGTTCTTCTTTTTCCATAAAAATTTTACGCCTCAATCAACCTCCCTGGCGTTTGTAAATCCGGCCGTGCGTACGCACATCAAGGAATTTTTGATTTTTTTCGGCCTGCCGGTATTTGTGCTGGTTACATTTTGGGGCATGCAATTGGTGCCGCAGGGGGCTGCGTTCCTTAAAAAATTAGGCTGGGCAGCCAAGTCACGCAAGGTTTGGTGGGTGAAAATTCTCCGCGTGCTGCAAACCTTCTGGGAAAAATATCCCATTGTGGTTTACGGTGTTCTCTCGGTTTTGGTCGGTGCGTTGCTCCTGACCCTGTTCAACCAACCCTTGCTGGCGTTGCTCTCCGTGATGATGATCATTGCGGTTTATGTGTTGGGATGGCAATCTTTGACGCCTCAGCTGCGGATGGCCATGATTTTGGCAGTGATCGGTCTGGGAATTGTTTTGGGTTGTGAACTGGTGCATATCCGTGATTTTATGGGTGTTGGGGGCGATATGAGCCGCATGAACACTGTGTTTAAATTTTATATGGTTGCCTGGATTTATTTCGCATTGTCCTCGGCAACATTTTTAGCAGCCGTGTTTTCCGGAAAAAAAGAGACGGCGAAAGTATGGTCGAAATTTTGGCGGCAAAAGCCATGGTGGTGGCTGCCGGGCGGGGGAGTCGGGGTGCTCCTGCTTTGGGGGATTGCCAATTACTATCAAGAAATTTTAAGCATGCCCTGGCTGGCCGGAACCCTGTTTGTTTGTATCATCGGGGCGCCGGTTGCGTGGGCGGTCCGCCCGAAACAGGATTATTTGCGCTTGGCCTGGGTGGCGGTCTTGATTGCAATTGTATTTGTTTTGTCGCTGTATTCGCCGATCTCTTTGTATAACCGGATGCGGCTTTGTTCTGAATTTAAAAATCCTACGCTGAGCGGTTTTGCCTATTTGCAGCGCATGCTGCCCAAAGAAGCGGCGGCGCTCCGTTGGATTAATGAAAACATTAAAAACGCCGACATTGTTTTAGAGGCGCCGGGCTATCGCGGCTATAATTGTTTTGATACGCGGATTGCCATTTTTACCGGTCAGCCGACATTGATCGGATGGATCGGTCAGGAAGAGCAAATGCGATATGATCCGGAGCTGACCGGGAGCCATACCCGGGATGCGGAACGCATCTACCGGTCCTTGGATTCCCAGGAAGCTCTGGCTGTGATGGACCGTTATCAAGTGGAATATGTCTTTGTAGGTGAAAACGAGCGCAAGGCGTTTTCAGGCCCGGGTTTAAAAAAATTCGGACGTTTTATGGATATCGCGTATGAAGATCCGGCGGTCACGATTTATCAACGCCGCTGCAAATAA
- the lnt gene encoding apolipoprotein N-acyltransferase, whose amino-acid sequence MAIFLGIIFVQSIFSLLIWPSFLLPDMNLFSALAVFILPIPCLVIVQMYSGKRLFVLFGLSHVACFLPAAILLLQMKYHVWIGFIIWFMVGLSTFAIAGLTGVWGRLVIRRMPWAMVFVAPSLMLFVEYLMILLSQTFILIPPPETLYAYPLVAIPPLIQIASFTGVLGASALVAFFATTAAVVLREKILANPRWREQLKIDPDVVPFSVPDRKKVLWGSVAVGVGLLLLVVLGNVEAVRVAQQQAASDRSVKAALLQAQFDPATTGKWNRTVENTAVRIYRTMMMQAKEKDAEILFFTENAFPMVLPRSQRLWEEVREVIREVELSAIIGVITEVDKDLSYNMWYQLNTLGEIEGYYTKQALVPFGEYLPLRKVIDPVIAVINRIFNTTYSLFKLTAIEYDNYDLAQGKESKLFSVNDGKIFLAVCDEIMYSKYFRAGVALGGEAVFAPNASNWFQRPAYFNRRLQMTAFRAVETRRWIGQLSSMGGSAFVDALGIIRHASPFATRSVNVQIVPLLTGKTLYVQWGDWFAWFWLAILFGFSMAAFIFSRWKRST is encoded by the coding sequence ATGGCCATCTTTTTAGGGATTATTTTCGTTCAGAGCATTTTTTCTTTGTTAATCTGGCCGAGTTTTCTTTTGCCTGACATGAATCTTTTTTCCGCTTTGGCGGTTTTTATTTTACCGATTCCATGCCTGGTGATTGTCCAGATGTACAGTGGAAAGCGTCTATTTGTTTTGTTCGGTTTAAGTCATGTCGCTTGTTTTTTACCTGCCGCGATTCTTCTGCTACAAATGAAATATCATGTCTGGATAGGATTTATTATTTGGTTCATGGTTGGTTTAAGTACGTTTGCTATTGCCGGGCTTACCGGCGTTTGGGGACGACTTGTTATACGCCGTATGCCTTGGGCAATGGTTTTTGTCGCACCGTCGCTTATGTTATTTGTTGAGTATCTTATGATTCTTCTTTCACAGACGTTTATATTGATTCCGCCGCCGGAGACACTTTATGCTTATCCTTTGGTTGCTATTCCACCATTAATTCAAATTGCTTCTTTCACCGGGGTGCTGGGTGCCAGCGCGTTGGTCGCGTTTTTTGCAACCACGGCGGCGGTGGTGCTGCGTGAAAAAATTCTTGCCAATCCGCGTTGGCGGGAACAGCTGAAAATTGACCCGGATGTCGTGCCGTTTTCCGTGCCGGACCGTAAAAAAGTCCTGTGGGGTTCTGTGGCCGTGGGAGTGGGATTGCTGCTTCTGGTTGTTTTAGGCAATGTGGAGGCTGTTCGGGTTGCCCAACAACAAGCAGCCAGTGATCGGAGCGTGAAGGCGGCGTTGCTCCAGGCCCAATTTGATCCTGCAACGACCGGTAAATGGAATCGGACCGTGGAAAATACAGCAGTGCGCATTTATCGCACGATGATGATGCAAGCTAAGGAAAAGGATGCAGAAATTTTGTTTTTTACGGAAAATGCTTTTCCGATGGTGCTTCCCCGTTCTCAGCGGTTATGGGAGGAGGTTCGCGAGGTTATTCGCGAGGTAGAGCTTTCGGCGATTATTGGTGTTATTACTGAAGTGGACAAAGATCTATCCTATAACATGTGGTATCAACTCAATACACTCGGTGAAATTGAAGGCTATTATACCAAACAAGCGCTGGTGCCTTTTGGTGAGTATTTGCCCCTGCGAAAGGTGATTGATCCGGTGATTGCCGTTATCAACCGTATTTTCAACACCACGTACTCGCTTTTTAAGTTAACCGCAATTGAGTACGATAATTATGATCTCGCACAGGGAAAAGAGAGTAAGCTTTTTTCTGTAAATGACGGTAAAATTTTTCTCGCGGTTTGTGATGAAATTATGTATTCAAAATATTTTAGAGCGGGTGTTGCATTGGGTGGCGAAGCGGTATTTGCGCCCAATGCGTCCAATTGGTTCCAACGGCCGGCTTATTTCAACCGGCGTTTGCAAATGACCGCATTTCGGGCGGTGGAAACCCGGCGCTGGATCGGTCAGCTTTCCAGTATGGGTGGTTCGGCATTTGTGGATGCTCTTGGCATCATACGACATGCCTCGCCCTTTGCGACGCGTTCGGTCAATGTCCAGATCGTGCCGCTGCTTACCGGCAAAACCCTGTATGTGCAATGGGGCGACTGGTTTGCCTGGTTTTGGCTTGCGATTCTTTTTGGGTTCAGTATGGCAGCATTTATATTTTCCCGATGGAAACGAAGCACATGA
- a CDS encoding decaprenyl-phosphate phosphoribosyltransferase: protein MNKSMVFLQLIRPKQWTKNLVVFAGLIFSANFTHPDMLFKVFQAFIIFCTASGAVYIINDVRDLEQDRHHPKKKKRPLAAGLLSSRTALWGAALLVIISLGWGMLLSTIFALAVFIYLILNIAYSFGLKHFVILDVFIVTTGFVLRAAAGALVIHVPISPWLLIVTALLSLFLGFAKRRHELVTMGDKATTHRKSLEEYSPEMLDQFMSVVASATIIAYSLYAFTSPTAQAHQYLMLTVPLVIYGILRYLYLVYQKNLGGAPELILLRDKPLIIVILLWTIMVGFILHMG, encoded by the coding sequence ATGAACAAATCCATGGTTTTTCTACAACTTATCCGGCCCAAGCAGTGGACTAAGAATTTGGTGGTTTTTGCCGGGCTGATTTTTTCTGCTAATTTCACCCATCCTGATATGTTGTTCAAAGTTTTTCAGGCTTTTATTATCTTTTGTACGGCTTCGGGTGCGGTGTATATTATCAATGATGTGCGTGATCTGGAACAGGACCGTCATCATCCGAAAAAGAAAAAACGTCCTTTGGCTGCCGGGCTGCTCTCTTCACGCACTGCGCTATGGGGTGCGGCTTTGCTGGTGATTATCAGCCTGGGTTGGGGCATGCTGCTCTCCACTATTTTTGCGCTCGCTGTTTTTATTTATCTGATTTTAAATATCGCCTATTCTTTCGGATTGAAGCATTTTGTCATTTTAGATGTTTTTATTGTGACCACCGGATTTGTACTCCGGGCCGCGGCCGGCGCACTGGTGATTCATGTCCCGATTTCGCCCTGGCTTTTAATTGTGACCGCACTGCTCTCGCTGTTTCTGGGATTTGCCAAACGCCGGCATGAGCTGGTGACCATGGGGGATAAGGCGACAACGCATCGTAAGTCATTGGAGGAATACTCCCCGGAGATGCTGGATCAGTTTATGAGTGTGGTGGCATCTGCGACCATTATTGCTTATTCGCTGTACGCATTTACGTCGCCAACCGCGCAAGCGCATCAGTACTTGATGCTGACCGTTCCGTTGGTGATTTACGGCATTTTACGTTATCTTTATCTGGTGTATCAAAAAAACCTGGGCGGCGCACCGGAGTTAATTCTCTTGCGCGATAAACCGCTGATCATTGTTATTCTACTTTGGACCATCATGGTCGGTTTTATACTTCACATGGGATGA